The DNA window CTTCCACTGTAATCAAAACTCACTATATTCTTTTTTACAGTAGTCATCAACTCTACCAGACCATGTGTGAACATTAATAATTACAAAAGAAATGAACATGGTGTGCCATACACAGCTCCACACATGCTTTGGTATTGGAGAGAAGGTGCTCATCCTACCCTGGGGGATATTCTACTCACACCCCTGGCATCCAGAGGATAGCCTTAAGTGTGtgggggagcaggggcatggaaagggagcagcagctgctactgaAGCCTCATCTCCGTCCTATCACCCACTCCGAAGATTGGGAAAATCTTAAATGGGAAGAATTTGCATGTAAAGGTGAACAGATGATTCAAAGAGACAGCATTGTAGAAGGACAGCCGCCCCTCTTCATAGTCCAAATACACTCCAAGCTTCACAAAACCCCAATGCACAAGCAGAGAGATTGGTTGGTAACTGAGCGCCCAGTACTCGTGAGCACACTTCCTCAGAGCCCATACATTCTCCTTAGGTGACCACCTGAAACATCCCTTCCTTTTCACAGATTCTGCTGCAACCCCAATAGACCAGTTGTGCCCTCCATAGAGGAGCAGCACCTCCCAGTAATGTTTCCCAGAGGTGAACCCTTTGCTACCCAGCACACAGCGATAATTCATGAATCTCTTGGGGTTGTCCGGTACAGACTGTTTTCCAAGTATGACTTTCACAAGTCTCCGACATCCAAGCACGAGGAGGTCTGGATGAGCTGTGTCTGGATCCAGAATCACTTTCACTGCAGAGAAAGAAGACAGCATTAAAACTACCAGACAGGAGAATTCACCTTCCGTTCTAAAACCCACACGCTCCTCAAGGTTCTTACAATACCAGCTTAATTTAAATATACGAGTACTTGAAACCCATCAAAGAATAATTAAAATAGCAACCGTCTAGGTCCCAATCCTTCTACTGGGACAATAGTGACTGCGACCTGACTTAAAAGTATAGTAAAACATTAATACTTGTGGACCCTCTTAAGCACAAGAGGTAAGTCAACAGCACAAAGTGAAGCATAAACATCTCATAATGGTCAGAAGCATGCAAGTCTGGCTGGGCCTATGTTGCCTATTGGTTGTCCTATACCTGTCTGCAGCATGGCACACCTCTACCTAGGTGCTCATGGCATAGACTGTGGCAGGGCGTCAATTAGAGGGAAAATCTGATCTCACCAAGAGAGTTGTGAACTCAGACTACTGTCACATGCATTGGGGAAAGATCATCAGTGAAAGGCAGAGCCAGAGCTTGAAATCAAGGTACCCGCTTCCGCTCCCATTTTTAAGAAGGGGATGCAGTGTGTTTCTACACAAACCTGCAGCGGAAGGTCTTGGGTGGGGATGGTATCAGGaaccacctcccttctccctccatAAGAGTACTCTCACGGGACTCACCGACTCTGCATTACCTTATACATGGCACACAATCTGTGCTCCACCTGCCTGCTTGCCTTGGCACCAGTGACTAATGTGGCGCAAATGCAATCCCTCAACTGCAAGATACCCACACATGCAAATTAGGGAAAACTTTTGTGATTGTTCCACTTCAAATGTTGTACTGCTGTGACATTGTTTACAGAAGCAGTGAAAGTGACTATGGTCCCTTTAGTATCAAAGCGGCCATGgggcaaacaaaaaggggggcaaacACCCACTGTGTCCAAAGGCACCTTATGAATGTTGACGCTCTAATTAAAATACTTTAAGAGGGTCAATGCGTAGGATCAGGGTTAGGTGAGTTATCATAAGACTGAGTCCAAgcaaataaaacaaatgtaatatGAGGTAGAATTCTAAGGTAAACCATACAGGTTTATTCAAAATTAGGATTACAGAAAGCAAAAGAGTAGGAAATCAAATACGATTAGCTCAAACAAAATAGCCAAAGTCCTTAACAGTGAGAAAACTTAAACTCAATCTTTAAACAAGTCAATAGCCAGAAACAAATATAAAGCAAATAAACAAACTGACGGAGTCTGCTCCCAAAGAAGTAAGCCAACAGACTGGCACATAtcccaaaaatataatttttataggATTACAGACATAAAAGTCAAAAACTCAAAATGGTGAGATGACATAATAGGGTTGAACTAGCAATGTATCTATTCAAAAAGCCAATGAACATCCTAATACATAAGTTACATTCAATAAGCCACATAGCTAAACATACTTCTACTGCATACTAGTGAATCAGGTGTGCATAGGGAATGACGCACAGGGCATGCCATTTTATATAATATAGGAATACAGTAGACGACTCAACTAATGGACGGTCCCTAGAAAAGCCTTGTGCAAAGGACATTAAATGAACATCTTGAACATGGCTTACTCGAGGGAACACACATTTTAACAATTTAGTAGTACACAGACCATAAATTAGGCTGCAATTTTGCTGATTTTCTGAACTGGAAAAGCACACAGAATTCGTACGTGGAGAGGCTCGTTCACAAAATAAAAGCGCATATTTCTTTCTGCAAACTAGAACTGATGTAATGCAAGCTGGGTGCAGCCTAGTGATGCTAACTTACGGTTATCTGAATTAGGTATTATTTTCTAATCAATACAAACACATTAAGATGTAATACAGCCCTAGATGTctacacatggggggggggggggagtgggagggaggcCACTTCCGGTCCCCCCTTTTGGCATGCTTTCTTGATGGCCTCGGAGGGTTTCCGCTTCGGCACCTCGAGCCTCCTTCGGGTGTGGGCTTTCGCCCAGTTCTGATGCTAGCCGGAGAATCGTGTGACGCTGCTGCTGCCTTTGCCGTTGGGGGCCAGGTGCTCACCTTGTGCCCTGCAAATCCGTAACCTAGTTAAAGGGCCTGCGGCTGCAGAGCTACGTCACGCCCAAGAGGACAACCGCCCGCCGCAGGATGGGACTCCTGGGAGCCCGGGAGCCTGCTCACACAGCCATCAGGATAATCATgattattgctaaaaaaaaaaaaaaaaaaaaaaaactaatataacGCACCAGGGGTGCCAGAAGGTTGCCATAAGAGCGCACGGCAGCCACAGAGTCACGCCACACCGCTGGGGGCCATTAAGAACTGCTGAGAGCCGTGGCGAACAAGTGCAGATTGCCGCCACTTGGGGAACTGCGATTACCTGATTGAGGACTACAGCAGCAATTGGGAAGGCCTGCTGAAGGCTTGTGACGGACCAAAGGAGGCTCTCAACTGACTCACATCTGTCAGCAAGACCTGATTTCTCCCTCCACAGTTGTAGATCAGATCGTCCCTAATGTTCTATGTCTCGGCAGGAAGGTGAGACAAGTAATACCTAGGATTTTCTGCTCTGCACATTCTAGTCTGTAGTAAATGCTCTAACATACCACTCAGGTAACTTAGACCTGATACCACGCAGGTAACTTAGACCTGATACCACGCAGGTAAGTTAGACCTGCAGGCCGATCTCCTTAATACTACTCATGTTACAGCAATTGACAAAAAATCAGAGCTTTAAAGTCATTGATCCAGAGTGCACAAGCTGACGCAGCACAGCCAGTTCCATCCTGTGCATGCAATACGATTATTGACAAGATGGTAAGTTTTCTGGATGcattaaactgtgctattagataTAAACTCatttaaaatatgatttttcagCTGTACAAAAAGTCCTCTATTGCAATAATGTAATATTGAAAGAATCTGATAATTGTAACTctggtagtcagcaggattcaactCAACAAATTACTGCAGCTGGTCAGATGCAAGAAGGCAATGAAGCTATCAAGTCAATTAACCAGATTTATGAAAGTCCCCCCCTCGATAACTCACTCTTAGATCACGAAGCAATAAGTGATCATGCTGCAGGTAATATGCAACTGACGAAAATATAGCATAAGAGGCTCAGGAAATCCCATTACAAGCCAAAGCTTCTGCAGCAGTGCAGAATGAACATGTTTATTCTATCTTCATACCATCAAGTAAACCAATAGTGACTTTGGAAAAGAAGGGTGACCAGAGGAGCTAATGTTGACAGAAGTTAATGACCAGAAAGATGTACTCTCCAAAAGCCCACCTAAACTATGACAGGAtcgacaaccacaggaagacactAACCTTCGACTAGCCAACTTTCGATAAGCCAAGTTTGTGATGATGGAACAAGCGAAGGTACTTGTAATCAAGTAGATAATCTGGCATAAAGTGAAGTTCTCGCCCATTCTTTGCAACTAGctccgcagcgttcaacactgtcgcctaccacactctcctcaacaaacctcacGACATAAGCATCCAGCTAAACACCCTCAAGAGGATCGCCTCGTTCCTTTCAGGCTGCACCCAGAACATCTGCCTCCCTCTCCCTTCACCTCCGCACCTGTGGCATACCCCAAAGTTCTCCCGgcagtcccactctgttcaacatctgCATAACACCTgtcatcagggcagtgcgcgctcttcgggcgactagaatgcaaaaacctagtaaTTTCAAGCTaacaatttatgcattgtgctgatatgatgttgtttaaccttttgcattgcagagtttaatcctgaagacttatgttcagtgtgcatataaatactgttcatatgcAATGTACTACTGCAAGCTTTCAGACTGTCAggctgtggtccctttccagggccttctagaagctttccctgcagcatgcctgggtgttgtttgtgggctgggctacgactctgaatagtgagcacgtggagctgggctggctcccttttatagaggtcctggtgcagagcagcagcaacttcctgagctccgtttccggaggcctactttgatcttccaggctttCGCCCTTCATtactttggtgatccttgatcagggtagtaagacggaggtcgggctgggccccccgaTCCCATTTTCGAAGgcattcaagttcttgggcctaatctttcatgttgagagattttaccttgtgcgtgtgaatgtgctcttggtttttcctggcatttacatgttgatattcgaatcggcaagacgcgcaattcatttctcatgtttaactttgacattcattgtgcgctaccatttcttgcagttacatggtggtattcgactcggcaagacacgcgattcatttcttgtgtgtaattcacgTTATTCctcgtacgctaccatttcctgacattcatatggtggcattcaaatctgcCAGAGGCGCGATTCTTTCCGGGTGCTtagattcatgttattccttgtacgccaccatttcctggcattcatatggtagccttcgtatcggcaagacgcgcaattcttttccttgtgtttaattcatgatattcagtgcgcgccaccattccttggcattcacgtggtggccttcgaatcggcaaaacacgcGATTCAGTTCTTGTGTCaaattcatggtattcattgtgtgttaccatttcatggcatttacttgggagtCCTCGAATAGGcaatacgcgcgattcatttctcgagtctaacttatgttattcattgtgcacaatcatttcatggtatttacaacctttgttaaaatctgcaatgtgcgtaattcatgttcctgcaatttaagaaaactaaaagTGCTAGAGTTCATGAtgtgatattgtatgtgcataatagtccctcaagcacgattcatatgGTGGTTTTAGAAATTCTTTTAGATTATTTCCTGAGCCTCATGTAAAAgactatacttgaatttgaaagttgtatttaacctttcttgattccctcactggTATCCTGTTATCTTGAAGCGTAGTTATTTAATTCCATGCttaagttgtccatgttttcagtatgaccATGCTTAGagtagcctagtactgattaatatgatataatcttgatagtgtgttttaaccttttgcttcccacaggtctccttccgagctgttccctacctaatccccttttccccacttggactcttagactctgacattctaatcagagtattggagctgtctgctgatggaagtgttgggagcgtgcacagacccagaggatctggtgactctgacaacaccCCCCTGCACCTATCAGATCCCACGGACTCAACTGTCTCATACACTGTTGACGCTCAacttatcctctcactcaccaaggaccccctcaacGCCAAAGCAAACTTCTGCAACGCCTTGACCAACTTAGCATCATGGATGAGAGACACCTGCCTCAAACTAAATAGACACAATGAATGTCCTGATCTTCAAGAAGAACACCTCCATTTGGGAACAAAGCTGGTAGCGAGCAGAACTGAGACCCACACTCTCGCCACCAAACCACACACGGAACATCAGCATCATCAACTGCAAACTGCCCATCaatcaacaagtaaactcagttacctcctcctgcttctacatcctctgcatgctccactgCATTTTCAGATGGAGCCACACAGACACTAGGAAAACCGTCAAGCACACGCTGGTTACCACTGCCTCAACTATGTCAATGTGCTCTATGCTGAAATATcttcccagctacttaaaagacttcaAACTCTAGAGAATTCCGCTGCCAGTTTCATCCTGAACCTTCCCAAGTGTGCAAGCATCGTGCCCCACCTCGGAAACCTCCGCTGGCttcacatccagaagagatgccacttcaagatcctcacactcatacaaagctctacacaaccttGGCCCCAAACTAAATCAACGATCATCTGAACTTCCACATCTCCACTAGACAACTATGCTCTGCCTTGCTGAAACCACACCCCCTCCTTCCTGCCGCATCCATCACAGCCAGagcagaggctgctccttctcccacATAGCAACCAAGTCCTCAACTAGGATCCCTGCACCTCCGAACTGCTCCCTCCCAGGCAgatttcagaaggagactcaagacgtggcttttcgacAGAGACCCGGCTCCCTCAGTGCCTAGATAGCATTAGGGGCGACAGTCAGTcattgaatttgtaaagcacagcactaaCTCCATTAGAGCAAATGAAAATCACTGTggtggcagcaggggtgacaaatACAAGCACAAATAGTACTCAGTCATACAGAAAGGAAAGCCAGGTATCCAGCCAGCAACCAACTTAACCTGCACTGTGTCCCTTCGTGATCACCAATTATGACCCAAGTCATTCTCCGCAAGCTAATACAGAACAACACCCTACTGAAGGTAGTTTGCATCCCACAAAGTATACAACATCGAACCTGGATTACAACGACAATAAATCATGTAGAATCACCTTCATCCCAAAGTACTAATCGAGGGGACGACATAATATAATCAACTGAAGTACAATGCTATGCATGGTACAGGAAATACCAACTCTAAGGAATATGTGGTATGTGACTCACAAAGTTGAGATCGCTCTATAAAAAAAAAGCCACGAGTCAGTAAAGGATGAGAAGAACTTGTATTAGTGTAAACTACTCACAGCTTATAGGAAAAGGAAAGCCAGAGGATTCTGGCAATTGGTGACTCACTCCACATGAATGCGGTTGCCCGCCATTACTTCTAACAGCTCGGAAGCCACCTGGTCCTCATATCTCTAGGAAATGTCTGGGGGCCAGATAGCGCCACAGGGGTTTTGAGAAGAAGAGTTTATAATCATGGAGGCAACTAGCCCTGTAAGAACTCTATCCATGGAGGACATGGAGAAAATCATTACAACTAGTCATCAGGATGGGGCACCAGGACCTAATGGCATACCGCAAGCAATTTACAAACAGAACTCCCAGTACTGAGCTAAACAACTGACCAGCTCATACAATCATGTCCTAATAAATCAAGTAATACCGGATAGCTGGCATGGTTAAATTTTGGCCCCAATTCATAAGGCAAGGAAGGTGATGTCCCCTGCGAACTACCGTCTGATTGCTCTAATGTATGGGGAgtcaaaatattttgcaaaatgtttcCTTGCTGACTTGACAGTTTGGGCCGAAGCAGGCTCTTTAGTACCAGTTAATCAGACTGGGTTAATAAAGAAAACTGGCACTACTACAAACACCTCCATGCTCGCTCTGCTAATAGAACAAGCAAGGCGTTGTTCATCCAATCTACATCTATGCTTTGTCGACTTTAGTTCTGCTTTCCATGCAGTGCAGTGTAACGTCTTATGGTCTAAGCTGCAAAGCTGGGAAATTCCCCCCTCCCTATTAAGGCTGGTTGTATACCGATACATGGACACGGGTAAGGCTGGGAACAGGCTTAATAGTGTCgaagaaaatacaaacaaataactGCCTGAAACAAGGCAGCAGACATCCCAATGTACAAACACCATGGCAAAATATACCATCTTTGGCAGGGTCACCGTTCTCAGAGGCATCAGGAGCATTTTCCAGAATTCAAAGGACCCTTCCAGCCCTTCCCACATTCAAATCGTGTTGCTCCTCGCAGTCCCAAGACACCCAAATTCCCAAGTATTGGAACACTTCAAGCTCGCAGCCAAGCTTAGCCCCTCTGACAAAGGGACTCCCTCTTTTCCCAATAGCCCCAGTAGGAATAATGTAATTGTTTCTCTATTGGTCTGCAGCAAAATCATGCATCACCCCTAAAAGCAGGGGCACCAAACACACTGAGTTCTGGAGATATACCAACATGTCGCCTGCATATATAGAAACTACATGGACTGCATTAGCTGTCTGTATGCCCTACGGTCCTAGGAAACCTAAAGGCAGGAGGCCAGTGGTTCCACTGCTAGCACAAAGAGCACTGGGGACCGAGGGAAACCCTGCCTTGGCCCCTGCACCATGGTTCAGAGATTAAGTTTCCTGTATGGGCTCCAGCCACCGGTTCAGTGAACAGTAATTTAACCCTGCCAAAAAATCATGGGGTGAAATCCATATGGTGGATAATCGTCCACATATAGTTCCAGCCCATGTCAAAAGCACACTCCATAGCGTAGCCAATGCCAGGTCCTCTACAGATTCTGCAACCATGTGCATAACATGAGACAGCCACCCGATATATTACACTGTGGTTCTTCCTGGGATAAAACCCATCTGGTTGGGGTGAACCAGCTCATGCACTACTCGCAGCACCGTGATTGCCAGAACTTTACACAGCAGCTTGAAATCCACATTTAGCATGGATGTCTGACAGGAGGTGAGGGGCATGGGGTTTCTTCTTCCCTTGGGAATCCGGATCATCACCACTTCCCTCAGTCTGGGGGAGCACTCCCTTTTCTTATGCCTCCACAAATGCCCCTTGGAGTGTCTCAAGGATTGAATCCAGTAGGGCCTGGTAGAACTCCATGAGCAACCCATCCGCTCTCAGCGTTTTACCTTGCAGTATTTCCAAGAGCACCTCCTTGAATTCCCCCACCTCCAGCGGACTATCAAGGCTCCGTCTTTGTTCTTCTTTGAGCCTCATCAGCTTTGTTACATTAAGGAACCACTCCAAGGCATTCTTCGGCAACTCATGACTGCAGCTAAACCAGACACGGAGGCATgtatgacatgcatcatgtatctgGGCTCTAGCTATTAGGGTAGCTCCGCTGTCCCCCGTAGGGACAGTATATGCCTGGGGGCTTCTCCCTGTTCAACAATCATACCTGCAAATTGCCAAATTTGTCACCCTCTGAGGACAGTGTCTGTCCTGCATGTGTATATTTATCCAGCCTCATCCATACCTCTCCCACCCATTTAGTGATATTCAGTAGTTGTTGGCACCCACCACACTCATTCAAAGGGTGATTCCCTaaattggtgtgttctgcttctAGACTATTAATTCTCATTCAATCTGTCTGCGTACACAACTCACCTAGCCATGCACTCCCCCCTCA is part of the Pleurodeles waltl isolate 20211129_DDA chromosome 4_2, aPleWal1.hap1.20221129, whole genome shotgun sequence genome and encodes:
- the LOC138294138 gene encoding E3 ubiquitin-protein ligase TRIM39-like isoform X2, translating into MMVKLGIELKKIEADIEELHNLLREKEQTKLKMDLEMTATEKVDDVELPDERASLEALVIEIEKKCKEPAWEFLKDVRSTLIRCSQAQVQKAEPKVKRKLEQVKSPKEMEKCVKRRTFPKLGHAIKSYQVKVILDPDTAHPDLLVLGCRRLVKVILGKQSVPDNPKRFMNYRCVLGSKGFTSGKHYWEVLLLYGGHNWSIGVAAESVKRKGCFRWSPKENVWALRKCAHEYWALSYQPISLLVHWGFVKLGVYLDYEEGRLSFYNAVSLNHLFTFTCKFFPFKIFPIFGVGDRTEMRLQ